The Neodiprion fabricii isolate iyNeoFabr1 chromosome 4, iyNeoFabr1.1, whole genome shotgun sequence genome window below encodes:
- the LOC124180621 gene encoding vitamin K epoxide reductase complex subunit 1, protein MYFAHSGGGGLYSVSIVGARAVCVRNSNMLFNSVSKINAGIVSSCIVGFALSYYAYIVETSKEHDSSYEAMCDISEHISCTKAFMSEYGKGFGIIPENSPFYFPNSIYGLVFFVNFALLSVSNTLAATTMLLILGVLANMGSVYLAVILYKLQDICVVCISTYLVNAANLTLAVRKFNLLSEGSPKKRKAN, encoded by the exons ATGTACTTTGCTCATAGCGGCGGCGGCGGTTTGTATAGTGTGTCAATTGTCGGTGCTCGTGCAGtgtgcgttcgaaattcaaacatGCTGTTCAACTCGGTGAGTAAAATAAATGCGGGGATAGTGTCATCGTGCATTGTTGGATTTGCATTATCCTACTATGCATACATCGTTGAAACATCGAAGGAACACGACAGTTCCTACGAAGCCATGTGTGATATCAGCGAACATATCAGTTGCACCAAAGCCTTCATGTCTGA ATATGGAAAAGGATTTGGCATCATTCCAGAGAATTCGCCGTTCTATTTTCCCAACAGCATCTATGGACTGGTCtttttcgtcaatttcgcATTACTAA GTGTCTCTAATACGCTTGCTGCAACTACAATGCTCCTGATTTTGGGGGTCCTGGCTAACATGGGTTCAGTTTACCTCGCCGTTATCCTCTACAAATTGCAGGACATATGCGTTGTCTGCATTAGTACTTACTTGGTCAACGCTGCTAATTTAACTCTTGCAGTCCGTAAATTTAATCTTTTGTCTGAAGGCAGtccaaagaaaagaaaggccAACTAA
- the LOC124180622 gene encoding SUMO-conjugating enzyme UBC9-B — protein sequence MSGIAIARLAEERKAWRKDHPFGFVARPTKNPDGTLNLMSWECAIPGKKTTPWEGGLYKLRMIFKDDYPSSPPKCKFEPPLFHPNVYPSGTVCLSLLDEEKDWRPAITIKQILLGIQDLLNEPNVKDPAQAEAYTIYCQNRLEYEKRVKAQARAMAPQE from the exons ATGTCAGGCATCGCGATCGCCAGACTCGCTGAGGAGAGAAAAGCATGGAGGAAAGACCATCCATTT GGCTTTGTAGCTCGGCCTACAAAAAATCCAGATGGAACACTTAATTTGATGAGCTGGGAATGTGCTATACCTGGAAAGAAAACT ACTCCATGGGAAGGCGGGCTGTACAAGTTGCGAATGATATTCAAAGACGACTATCCTTCCAGTCCGCCAAAATGCAAATTCGAGCCCCCACTTTTTCATCCTAATGTTTACCCTTCTGGTACTGTATGCCTATCTCTCCTAGATGAAGAAAAGGACTGGCGACCAGCCATAACAATCAAGCAAATCTTGCTAGGAATCCAAGATTTACTTAATGAACCAAACGTTAAAGATCCCGCCCAAGCAGAAGCTTACACTATTTACTG CCAGAATCGTTTGGAATATGAAAAACGAGTGAAGGCGCAGGCAAGAGCAATGGCACcgcaagaataa
- the LOC124180617 gene encoding spermatogenesis-associated protein 20 isoform X1: MYVMIPRRCSIWTSIRRFSSEHQFKKFSAKDIKLLQVVNNYHSKRYIHSERLFVPYSVRMTSTTVKGEPSESKTQNKLAFEKSPYLLQHATNPVHWFPWGDEAIEKARREDKLIFLSVGYSTCHWCHVMERESFENPEIARVMNQFFVNVKVDREERPDIDKIYMTFIQAISGHGGWPMSVFLTPELTPVTGGTYFPPVDKYGQPGFKTVLTTVAHKWIESRSDVLNSGNRILEVLKRSVGVESLHKEAAEPSVDCGLNCVQQLAGSYDNEFGGFTDAPKFPQPVNLNFLFHAYSRDPSSESGKECLNMCLTTLTKMANGGIHDHIGQGFSRYSVDGKWHVPHFEKMLYDQAQLLRSYADAFVITKDTIFADIVDDIVTYVTRDLRHQAGGFYNAEDADSLPSHDSREKKEGAFYVWTYGDIKSLLGKPIPGKKDLELSDLFAFHYNVKPEGNVGHLQDPHGELKGQNVLIVYGSLAETAEHFDLSFEDVNNYLQKAREILYQVRLKRPRPHLDDKIVTSWNGLIISGLSRAGFALNNKNYIEFAVKAAAFVERYLFDAENGLLLRSCYNGGGGIITQTSVPINGFHGDYCFMVQGLLDLYEATLDTHWLEFAEKLQDIQDNLFWDPVAGGYFATTEEDRTAILRLKDDHDGAEPSSNSIACRNLLRLNAYLDHAEFNDKSSKILIASRESLTRVPAALPELVSALLHYHDSMTQIYVVGKKDAADTTLLLNVIREKFVPGRVLLLVDHQDPENILFRKSKVILNMKSLNNRATVYVCHRHVCSLPVTEPDQLARLLDAKP; the protein is encoded by the exons ATGTATGTTATGATTCCGCGAAGATGTTCAATATGGACATCAATTCGTCGCTTTTCTTCTGAACatcaattcaaaaaattctccgcCAAGGACATTAAACTGCTTCAGGTAGTCAACAACTATCATAGCAAAAG ATATATTCATAGTGAACGGTTATTCGTTCCTTACAGTGTAAGAATGACCTCGACGACGGTGAAAGGTGAACCTTCTGAAAGTAAAACCCAAAATAAATTGGCATTTGAGAAGTCTCCTTACCTTTTGCAACATGCAACAAATCCTGTTCATTGGTTTCCTTGGGGTGACGAGGCAATCGAAAAGGCTCGGCGTGAAGACAAGCTTATATTTCTGTCAGTTGGATATTCCACCTGTCATTGGTGCCATGTCATGGAGCGGGAATCCTTTGAAAATCCTGAAATCGCGCGTGTTATGAATCAGTTTTTCGTCAATGTGAAAGTTGATCGTGAGGAGAGACCTGACATTGACAAAATATATATGACTTTTATTCAA GCTATTTCTGGACACGGTGGATGGCCAATGAGCGTATTTTTGACCCCCGAATTGACCCCTGTTACAGGAGGAACCTATTTTCCCCCTGTCGACAAGTATGGTCAACCTGGTTTTAAAACTGTATTGACGACCGTTGCACACAAA TGGATTGAGAGCAGGAGTGATGTATTAAATTCTGGCAACAGAATCCTTGAAGTATTGAAGCGATCCGTTGGTGTGGAAAGTCTACATAAA GAAGCAGCTGAGCCATCAGTTGATTGTGGATTAAATTGCGTGCAGCAATTGGCAGGCAGCTATGATAACGAATTTGGCGGATTTACAGACGCCCCAAAGTTTCCCCAGCCAGTTAATTTGAACTTTCTATTTCACGCCTACTCGAGGGATCCGTCAAGCGAATCTGGCAAGGAATGCTTGAATATGTGTTTAACTACTCTTACCAAAATGGCTAATGGAGGGATTCATGATCACATTGGTCAG GGGTTCTCACGATACTCTGTAGATGGTAAATGGCATGTACCACATTTTGAGAAAATGTTATATGATCAAGCTCAGCTTCTACGGTCCTATGCAGATGCTTTTGTTATAACAAAAGATACTATATTTGCTGATATTGTCGACGACATTGTCACATATGTTACCCGAGATCTGCGTCACCAG GCAGGTGGATTCTATAATGCAGAGGATGCAGATTCGTTACCTTCTCACGATTctcgggaaaaaaaagaaggtgcATTTTACGTGTGGACTTACGGAGATATAAAAAGTCTCCTTGGGAAACCCATTCCCGGAAAAAAAGACTTGGAATTATCGGATCTATTTGCTTTTCACTACAATGTTAAGCCTGAGGGGAATGTTGGTCATTTGCAA GATCCTCACGGAGAGCTGAAGGGACAGAATGTACTGATAGTCTACGGCAGTTTGGCCGAGACTGCCGAGCATTTTGATTTAAGCTTCGAAgatgtgaataattatttacaaaaggCTCGTGAAATATTGTACCAAGTCAGATTGAAGAGGCCCAGGCCTCATCTGGACGACAAGATAGTTACATCATGGAATG GATTAATAATCAGCGGATTGTCAAGAGCTGGTTTTGCATTGAACAACAAGAATTACATAGAGTTTGCTGTGAAGGCGGCTGCCTTTGTTGAGCGTTACTTATTTGACGCGGAGAACGGCTTGTTATTACGTAGCTGTTACAATGGGGGAGGAGGTATAATTACTCAAAC gAGTGTACCGATAAATGGATTTCATGGTGATTACTGTTTCATGGTCCAAGGGTTGCTCGATTTATACGAAGCAACGCTGGACACGCACTGGCTTGaatttgctgaaaaattgCAGGATATACAGGACAATTTGTTCTGGGATCCTGTAGCTGGCGGTTATTTTGCTACAACCGAGGAAGATCGCACAGCAATTCTAAGGCTTAAAGATG ATCACGACGGAGCCGAACCGTCAAGTAATTCTATAGCGTGCAGAAATTTGTTACGATTGAACGCCTACCTCGATCATGCGGAGTTCAACGATAAATCTTCCAAAATACTAATTGCATCCAGAGAATCTCTTACGCGTGTTCCCGCTGCTCTACCGGAACTCGTGTCTGCTCTGCTACATTACCACGATTCAATGACGCAG ATCTACGTGGTTGGTAAAAAGGACGCTGCAGATACGACACTGCTACTGAATGTTATTCGTGAGAAATTTGTTCCCGGACGGGTACTACTCTTAGTTGATCACCAAGATCcagagaatattttatttcgcaaaAGCAAAGTTATCCTCAACATGAAGTCTCTCAACAATAGAGCAACGGTCTACGTATGTCATCGTCACGTTTGTTCGCTACCAGTTACAGAACCGGATCAGCTTGCCAGGCTTCTTGACGCAAAACCATAG
- the LOC124180617 gene encoding spermatogenesis-associated protein 20 isoform X2, whose amino-acid sequence MTSTTVKGEPSESKTQNKLAFEKSPYLLQHATNPVHWFPWGDEAIEKARREDKLIFLSVGYSTCHWCHVMERESFENPEIARVMNQFFVNVKVDREERPDIDKIYMTFIQAISGHGGWPMSVFLTPELTPVTGGTYFPPVDKYGQPGFKTVLTTVAHKWIESRSDVLNSGNRILEVLKRSVGVESLHKEAAEPSVDCGLNCVQQLAGSYDNEFGGFTDAPKFPQPVNLNFLFHAYSRDPSSESGKECLNMCLTTLTKMANGGIHDHIGQGFSRYSVDGKWHVPHFEKMLYDQAQLLRSYADAFVITKDTIFADIVDDIVTYVTRDLRHQAGGFYNAEDADSLPSHDSREKKEGAFYVWTYGDIKSLLGKPIPGKKDLELSDLFAFHYNVKPEGNVGHLQDPHGELKGQNVLIVYGSLAETAEHFDLSFEDVNNYLQKAREILYQVRLKRPRPHLDDKIVTSWNGLIISGLSRAGFALNNKNYIEFAVKAAAFVERYLFDAENGLLLRSCYNGGGGIITQTSVPINGFHGDYCFMVQGLLDLYEATLDTHWLEFAEKLQDIQDNLFWDPVAGGYFATTEEDRTAILRLKDDHDGAEPSSNSIACRNLLRLNAYLDHAEFNDKSSKILIASRESLTRVPAALPELVSALLHYHDSMTQIYVVGKKDAADTTLLLNVIREKFVPGRVLLLVDHQDPENILFRKSKVILNMKSLNNRATVYVCHRHVCSLPVTEPDQLARLLDAKP is encoded by the exons ATGACCTCGACGACGGTGAAAGGTGAACCTTCTGAAAGTAAAACCCAAAATAAATTGGCATTTGAGAAGTCTCCTTACCTTTTGCAACATGCAACAAATCCTGTTCATTGGTTTCCTTGGGGTGACGAGGCAATCGAAAAGGCTCGGCGTGAAGACAAGCTTATATTTCTGTCAGTTGGATATTCCACCTGTCATTGGTGCCATGTCATGGAGCGGGAATCCTTTGAAAATCCTGAAATCGCGCGTGTTATGAATCAGTTTTTCGTCAATGTGAAAGTTGATCGTGAGGAGAGACCTGACATTGACAAAATATATATGACTTTTATTCAA GCTATTTCTGGACACGGTGGATGGCCAATGAGCGTATTTTTGACCCCCGAATTGACCCCTGTTACAGGAGGAACCTATTTTCCCCCTGTCGACAAGTATGGTCAACCTGGTTTTAAAACTGTATTGACGACCGTTGCACACAAA TGGATTGAGAGCAGGAGTGATGTATTAAATTCTGGCAACAGAATCCTTGAAGTATTGAAGCGATCCGTTGGTGTGGAAAGTCTACATAAA GAAGCAGCTGAGCCATCAGTTGATTGTGGATTAAATTGCGTGCAGCAATTGGCAGGCAGCTATGATAACGAATTTGGCGGATTTACAGACGCCCCAAAGTTTCCCCAGCCAGTTAATTTGAACTTTCTATTTCACGCCTACTCGAGGGATCCGTCAAGCGAATCTGGCAAGGAATGCTTGAATATGTGTTTAACTACTCTTACCAAAATGGCTAATGGAGGGATTCATGATCACATTGGTCAG GGGTTCTCACGATACTCTGTAGATGGTAAATGGCATGTACCACATTTTGAGAAAATGTTATATGATCAAGCTCAGCTTCTACGGTCCTATGCAGATGCTTTTGTTATAACAAAAGATACTATATTTGCTGATATTGTCGACGACATTGTCACATATGTTACCCGAGATCTGCGTCACCAG GCAGGTGGATTCTATAATGCAGAGGATGCAGATTCGTTACCTTCTCACGATTctcgggaaaaaaaagaaggtgcATTTTACGTGTGGACTTACGGAGATATAAAAAGTCTCCTTGGGAAACCCATTCCCGGAAAAAAAGACTTGGAATTATCGGATCTATTTGCTTTTCACTACAATGTTAAGCCTGAGGGGAATGTTGGTCATTTGCAA GATCCTCACGGAGAGCTGAAGGGACAGAATGTACTGATAGTCTACGGCAGTTTGGCCGAGACTGCCGAGCATTTTGATTTAAGCTTCGAAgatgtgaataattatttacaaaaggCTCGTGAAATATTGTACCAAGTCAGATTGAAGAGGCCCAGGCCTCATCTGGACGACAAGATAGTTACATCATGGAATG GATTAATAATCAGCGGATTGTCAAGAGCTGGTTTTGCATTGAACAACAAGAATTACATAGAGTTTGCTGTGAAGGCGGCTGCCTTTGTTGAGCGTTACTTATTTGACGCGGAGAACGGCTTGTTATTACGTAGCTGTTACAATGGGGGAGGAGGTATAATTACTCAAAC gAGTGTACCGATAAATGGATTTCATGGTGATTACTGTTTCATGGTCCAAGGGTTGCTCGATTTATACGAAGCAACGCTGGACACGCACTGGCTTGaatttgctgaaaaattgCAGGATATACAGGACAATTTGTTCTGGGATCCTGTAGCTGGCGGTTATTTTGCTACAACCGAGGAAGATCGCACAGCAATTCTAAGGCTTAAAGATG ATCACGACGGAGCCGAACCGTCAAGTAATTCTATAGCGTGCAGAAATTTGTTACGATTGAACGCCTACCTCGATCATGCGGAGTTCAACGATAAATCTTCCAAAATACTAATTGCATCCAGAGAATCTCTTACGCGTGTTCCCGCTGCTCTACCGGAACTCGTGTCTGCTCTGCTACATTACCACGATTCAATGACGCAG ATCTACGTGGTTGGTAAAAAGGACGCTGCAGATACGACACTGCTACTGAATGTTATTCGTGAGAAATTTGTTCCCGGACGGGTACTACTCTTAGTTGATCACCAAGATCcagagaatattttatttcgcaaaAGCAAAGTTATCCTCAACATGAAGTCTCTCAACAATAGAGCAACGGTCTACGTATGTCATCGTCACGTTTGTTCGCTACCAGTTACAGAACCGGATCAGCTTGCCAGGCTTCTTGACGCAAAACCATAG